AGGCGCTGATCGAGATGGACCGTCTCGACCATGAGTTCATCGCCGATCACACCGACGGCTTCGACGAGGTCAAGAAGGCGCTGCGACAGCAGCCTTGGGAGGCTTTGGAACGCAGCTCGGGCCTTCCCCGCTTGCAGATGGAGCGCTTCGCGCAGATTTACTCGCACGCCAAGAGCGCGGTCTTCGTCTACAGCATGGGACTCACGCAGCACGAGTTCGGCGTGGAGAACGTGAAAGCGATCGTGAACCTCGCGCTCGCGCGCGGCATGCTGGGGCGGGAAAAGTGCGGCATCATGCCGATACGCGGCTACAGCGGCGTGCAGGGCGGCGGCGAATGCGGCGCAGAGCCGGACCGTTTTCCGGGAGGCTTCGAGGTGAACAAAGAGAATGCGCGGCGTTTCTCCAATCTATGGCGCCATCCGGTTCCTTCCGTGCCCGGTCTTCGGGTGCCGCAGATGATCGACGCCGCGCACAAAGGCGAACTGGAACTTCTTTACTCGGTCGGCGGCAATCTGCTCGAAAGCCTGCCGGACCGCCGCTTCGTCGGCGAGGCGTTGGCGCGGGTCCCAGTGCGCGTCCATCAGGACATCGTTATCAATCGAACCATGTTGGTCGATCCCGCGGAAGTCGTGGTACTTTTTCCCGGCCAGACGCGCTACGAGCAGAGAGGCGGCGGGACCACGACCAGCACGGAGAGAAGAATCCGCTTCACGCCGGAAATTCCCGGCCACCGCGTCGGCGAATCGCTGCCCGAATGGGAGATCCCCTGTCTGGTCGCGCGCCGCGCGATGCCGAACGGCGCGCTCCTCTTCCCCTACGCGGGCGCGCGGGAAATCCGCGAGGAGATGGGCCGCGTCATGCCGATCTACCAGGGAATCGAATTGCTCAAGCAGGAAGGCGACTCGCTCCAGTGGGGCGGGCCGTACCTGTTCAAAAACGGAAATTTTTCTCACATGCCCGAAGGCCGCGCGCTTTTCAGCGCGCTCGCTCCGCCCGACCAGACGGCATCGGACGGCAGATTTTATCTTTCCACCAGGCGCGGGAAACAGCTCAACAGCATGACGTTCGGCTCGACCGACCGCCTCACGGGGAGCAAGAGAAGAGACGCGATTTTTATCGCCTCCGATGACGCCGAGAGACTCGGCCTCGCCGACGGCGCTCCCGTGCTTTTGCGCTCCGACACCGGCGAGATGAGCGGCGTGATTCAAATCGCTCCGGTCAAGATAGGCACCCTGCAGGCCTACTGGCCGGAAGCCAACGTCCTGATCGCGCGCCGCACCGATCCCGTGTCCGGCGAGCCGGATTACAACACGGAAGTGCGGATCGAGAAGCTGGAACGGTAAAAATGAAATCGGACGAAGAGCGCTCAGCGGAGTACGAGAAGTTCAAGAAGGTCGACGCCGCTTTTCGCGCCGGCGATCTCGCGGCGCTGCGCGCGGCGGTCGACGACCCGGACGGCGTGCCGAACGGACCGATGCCGCCGGAGATCGGACCCTGCCTCGAGTACGCCGTTTATCATAGCCCGCTGCCGTTTATCCGCGAGCTGCTGGAGATCGGCGCCGATCCCAATCC
The window above is part of the Candidatus Binatia bacterium genome. Proteins encoded here:
- a CDS encoding molybdopterin-dependent oxidoreductase, whose translation is ASTCSYQDWIGADLIVFIGADAPNNQPVTTKYLYYAKQKGTKVAVINPFREPGMERYWVPSVLESAIFGTKLTDAFFQIHTGGDIAFINGVLKALIEMDRLDHEFIADHTDGFDEVKKALRQQPWEALERSSGLPRLQMERFAQIYSHAKSAVFVYSMGLTQHEFGVENVKAIVNLALARGMLGREKCGIMPIRGYSGVQGGGECGAEPDRFPGGFEVNKENARRFSNLWRHPVPSVPGLRVPQMIDAAHKGELELLYSVGGNLLESLPDRRFVGEALARVPVRVHQDIVINRTMLVDPAEVVVLFPGQTRYEQRGGGTTTSTERRIRFTPEIPGHRVGESLPEWEIPCLVARRAMPNGALLFPYAGAREIREEMGRVMPIYQGIELLKQEGDSLQWGGPYLFKNGNFSHMPEGRALFSALAPPDQTASDGRFYLSTRRGKQLNSMTFGSTDRLTGSKRRDAIFIASDDAERLGLADGAPVLLRSDTGEMSGVIQIAPVKIGTLQAYWPEANVLIARRTDPVSGEPDYNTEVRIEKLER